Genomic segment of Pseudomonadota bacterium:
CCTTCGGGCGGTCTCCAGCCCGTCGAGCTCGGGCATGCGCCAGTCGAGCAGCACCACGTCGAAGGGCGCGCCTTCGTCAGCGGCGCGGGTCAGCATGTCGAGGGCTTCTTGACCCGAGGCGGCTGCGCTCGACGTGGCCTGGAACACGCGGACGATGTTCGAGAGCGCTTCACGGGCGCTCGGCGTGTCGTCAACGACGAGCATGCGAAGCCCCTCGAAGGTGCGCATGATCTTCGACGCGCGGGTCGCGCGCTCGAAGGTGGCGGCGAACGAGAACACGCTGCCCTCGCCGGGTGCGCTCTCCACAGCGATATCGCCGCTCATGAGCTCGACCAGGCGCTTCGAGATGGCCAGCCCGAGGCCTGTGCCGCCGTAGCGGCGCGTGCTCGAGGTGTCGGCCTGAGAGAAGGCCTGGAAGAGGCTCTCCTGTTGCAGGGGGGTAAGGCCGATTCCGCTGTCGCGAACGCTGAAGTAGAGGGTCACGTGGCTGTCGTCGCTGTCGAGCAGCTCGACGCGCACCAGCACCTCGCCCTGTTCGGTGAACTTGATGGCATTGTTCACCAGGTTGATCAAGACCTGCCCCAGCCTGAGCGGGTCGCCGCGCAGCGTTGTCGGAATGGCCGCGTCGGTGTCGAAGATGAACTCGAGCCCCTTCTCGGCCGCCCAGGCGCCCAGCAGCGCGCGGATGTTGTCGAGCACATCCTCGAGCTCGAAGTCGATGCGCTCGAGCTGCATCTTCCCGGCTTCGACCTTCGAGAAGTCGAGGATGTCGTTGATGATCGAGAGCAGCTGCTCGCCAGAGCGCTGGATCTTGCCCAGGTAGTCGCGCTGGCGGGTGTCAAGGTCGGTGCGCAGCGCGAGGTGGGTGATGCCGATGATGCCGTTCATGGGCGTGCGGATCTCGTGGCTCATGTTGGCGAGGAACTCGCTCTTGGTCTGGGTGGCGGCCTCGGCCGCCTCCTTGGCTGCGATGAGGTCGCGCTCGAGCTGCTTGAACTCGGTGACGTCCTGGTTGACGCCGTACAGGTCGGTGGGCTTGCCTTCGGCGTTGGTCGCCACCTTGCCCAGCGCGTGGATCATGACGGTGCGCCCGTCGAGCGGACGCTTGTAGGCGTAGGTGACGTCGTACGAGGCCGAGCGCCCCTCGAGGGCCGCGGTGAAGCTCTCGATGATGATGCGTGCGGCCTCCTCGTCGGCCGCCTTCACGTTGGCGAACCACTCCTCCATGATGCGGTAGCGGAACCCCTGGCGAGGGGGGTCGCCCAGGATGGCGGCGCATCGCGGCGATGAGGTGTACCAGCCGGATCCGTCGAGGGGCACGTGCCAGTGGCCTGATCGGGTGAGATCGAGGGCGGTGTCGCTGAGGAAGTTCGCCTGCCTCAGCTCGGCGGCGTTCTCGGCCAGCTTGCGCTCTGCCTCCTTGCGGTCGGTGATGTCGCGGAAGGCCACCACGGCCCCCACCACGCGCCCGGTCACGCCGAGCAGAGGCGTGGCCGAGTACTCGACCGGGAAGCTCGTGCCGTCCTTGCGCCAGAAGACCTCGTTGTCTCGACGGCTGCTCACGCCGCGCGTGCTCGCCTGGTGCATGGGAGATGACGCCAGGTCATAGGGGCGACCGTCGGCGTGGCTGTGGTGGATGAGCGCGTGTGTCTTACGATTGATGACCTCGTCGTGGGTGTAGCCCAGCAGCGTCAGCGCGGCGTCATTGACGAACACCGCGCGCAGCTCGGCGTCGGTGCCGTAGATGCCTTCGCTCACCGATTGCAGCAGCAGGCGGCTCCGCTGCTCGGCCGCCACCAGTTGGGCGTTGCGCTGGCCCAGGCCGGAGGCGATGCCACAGACGGCGTCACCGGCCTTCCTCACGCGCTCGAGCATGCCGTCGAGCTGACCCGCGAGCTGCCCCACGGCCCCCTCGGCGGGCAGCTGGAGGGCTTTCGTCTCGAGGGTGAGCGACTTCACGATGTCGCCACCCGCCACGCGGCCCGCGGCCTCGGAGAGGCGGTCGACATCG
This window contains:
- a CDS encoding response regulator — its product is MDEQRLLTNSYRRIVIILLTLEMGCVALPAVDPTLREGPAAVLIGVLMFGLVVAIIATRSAFETLKQQVVVPVSALIEQSGRVLGDVDRLSEAAGRVAGGDIVKSLTLETKALQLPAEGAVGQLAGQLDGMLERVRKAGDAVCGIASGLGQRNAQLVAAEQRSRLLLQSVSEGIYGTDAELRAVFVNDAALTLLGYTHDEVINRKTHALIHHSHADGRPYDLASSPMHQASTRGVSSRRDNEVFWRKDGTSFPVEYSATPLLGVTGRVVGAVVAFRDITDRKEAERKLAENAAELRQANFLSDTALDLTRSGHWHVPLDGSGWYTSSPRCAAILGDPPRQGFRYRIMEEWFANVKAADEEAARIIIESFTAALEGRSASYDVTYAYKRPLDGRTVMIHALGKVATNAEGKPTDLYGVNQDVTEFKQLERDLIAAKEAAEAATQTKSEFLANMSHEIRTPMNGIIGITHLALRTDLDTRQRDYLGKIQRSGEQLLSIINDILDFSKVEAGKMQLERIDFELEDVLDNIRALLGAWAAEKGLEFIFDTDAAIPTTLRGDPLRLGQVLINLVNNAIKFTEQGEVLVRVELLDSDDSHVTLYFSVRDSGIGLTPLQQESLFQAFSQADTSSTRRYGGTGLGLAISKRLVELMSGDIAVESAPGEGSVFSFAATFERATRASKIMRTFEGLRMLVVDDTPSAREALSNIVRVFQATSSAAASGQEALDMLTRAADEGAPFDVVLLDWRMPELDGLETARRIRANPRLQARIILVTGRDRDALLPRLKELSLDGTLAKPVSAPMLCDALVGALGLEIERGDDDMTTDEQGFAARDLEGIRVLLVEDNAINQQIAQEVLQAAGARVTVADNGRVAVDMLDHDTFDLALMDVQMPVMDGYQATVAIRSRPGFEEFPIIAMTAHAMTGDREKCLNAGMNDYLTKP